The following coding sequences lie in one Rhinolophus ferrumequinum isolate MPI-CBG mRhiFer1 chromosome 14, mRhiFer1_v1.p, whole genome shotgun sequence genomic window:
- the CALB1 gene encoding calbindin, with amino-acid sequence MAESHLQSPLITASQFFEIWLHFDADGSGYLEGKELQNLIQELQQARKKAGLELSPEMKTFVDQYGQRDDGKIGIVELAHVLPTEENFLLLFRCQQLKSCEEFMKTWRKYDTDHSGFIETEELKNFLKDLLEKANKTVDDTKLAEYTDLMLKLFDSNNDGKLELTEMARLLPVQENFLLKFQGVKMCGKEFNKAFELYDQDGNGYIDEHELDALLKDLCEKNKQDLDINNIPTYKKSIMALSDGGKLYRTDLALILCAGDN; translated from the exons ATGGCCGAGTCCCACCTGCAGTCACCCCTCATCACTGCCTCACAGTTTTTCGAGATCTGGCTGCATTTCGATGCTGACG GAAGTGGGTACCTGGAAGGAAAGGAGCTGCAGAATTTGATCCAAGAGCTCCAGCAGGCACGGAAGAAGGCCGGACTG GAGTTATCACCTGAGATGAAAACTTTTGTGGATCAGTATGGGCAGAGAGATGATGGAAAAATAGGAATTGTAGAG TTGGCCCATGTCTTGCCCACAGAGGAGAACTTCCTGCTGCTGTTTCGATGCCAGCAGCTGAAGTCCTGTGAGGAGTTCATGAAG ACATGGAGAAAGTATGATACTGATCACAGTGGCTTCATAGAAACCGAGGAGCTTAAG AACTTTCTGAAGGACCTGCTGGAAAAAGCAAACAAGACTGTGGATGATACAAAACTGGCTGAATATACAGACCTAATG CTGAAATTATTTGATTCAAATAATGATGGGAAGCTGGAATTAACTGAGATGGCCAG gTTACTACCAGTGCAGgagaattttcttcttaaatttcag GGAGTCAAAATGTGCGGGAAAGAATTCAATAAAGCTTTTGAGTTATATGATCAG GATGGCAACGGATACATAGATGAACATGAACTCGATGCTTTACTGAAGGATCTGTGTGAGAAGAATAAACAG GATCTGGATATAAACAACATCCCCACGTACAAGAAGAGCATCATGGCCTTGTCAGATGGGGGCAAGCTGTACCGGACAGACCTCGCACTCATTCTCTGTGCTGGGGACAATTAG